One genomic segment of Sulfurimonas sp. includes these proteins:
- a CDS encoding Ppx/GppA phosphatase family protein — MSKRVAVIDIGSNSVRMVVYEKSSRFAFHILHEAKSRVRLSEHAYQNNGVLQETPMQRAFDALDNFSSIISSLKARKTLCVATSALRDAPNKKDFINRVKNSLGIQIKVIDGEREAYLGAIACANLLPEQKNALSIDIGGGSTEFSLVNNKEISLNISLNLGTVRLKELFFDKNDIEGAKKYIDSQLAQLQNINPQTIIGIGGTFRAISNAILNNSDYPIQKLHAFEPNYDEFIQLLKKILVSDEDDLQKLGIKNSRFDIIKPGALILLRVFKKFKVKNLITSGVGVREGVFLADLLRTAKDRFPPNYNTSMRYILDSHVDNIAYANQLCRVTKELFDLTRETLNIDKNYRYELAIAAKLYISGSSIHYYSHNRHSYYLIEDALEFGFTHKQIILIATLARYAKRKLPSSAHIDKFRNLLPAVDQLNSLSYLLSLGVALLSHQPRNIDFTLSFEKGELKIESKNSLYLAKESIEKLELIKNGSINISFYS; from the coding sequence ATGTCAAAAAGAGTAGCAGTCATAGATATAGGTTCTAACTCGGTTAGAATGGTAGTCTATGAAAAAAGTTCTCGCTTTGCGTTTCATATTTTGCATGAAGCAAAAAGCAGGGTTCGACTCTCCGAGCATGCTTATCAAAACAACGGAGTTCTTCAAGAGACTCCGATGCAAAGAGCATTTGACGCATTAGATAACTTTTCATCCATAATCTCTTCACTTAAAGCCAGAAAAACTCTCTGCGTAGCCACCTCTGCACTTAGAGATGCACCAAATAAAAAAGATTTTATAAATAGAGTAAAAAACTCTCTGGGCATACAGATAAAAGTCATAGATGGGGAAAGAGAAGCGTACCTCGGCGCTATTGCATGCGCAAATCTTTTACCTGAGCAAAAAAATGCCCTGAGCATCGATATCGGCGGCGGTTCTACTGAATTTTCACTTGTAAACAATAAAGAGATTAGTTTAAATATTTCTCTCAATCTCGGAACGGTAAGATTAAAAGAACTGTTTTTTGACAAAAACGATATCGAGGGTGCTAAAAAATATATTGATTCACAACTGGCACAACTCCAAAATATCAATCCACAAACAATTATCGGAATCGGCGGCACATTTAGGGCAATATCCAATGCCATACTAAACAACAGCGATTATCCTATACAAAAGCTTCACGCTTTTGAGCCAAACTATGACGAATTTATACAACTTTTAAAAAAAATCTTGGTTTCGGATGAAGATGATTTACAAAAATTAGGCATAAAAAACAGCAGGTTTGATATTATAAAACCGGGTGCATTAATACTTTTAAGGGTCTTTAAAAAATTCAAAGTAAAAAATCTAATCACAAGCGGTGTCGGTGTGAGAGAGGGTGTTTTTTTAGCCGATTTGCTTAGAACGGCAAAAGATAGATTTCCTCCAAACTACAACACATCTATGCGATATATACTTGATTCACATGTTGACAATATCGCTTATGCAAACCAACTTTGCAGAGTTACAAAAGAGCTTTTTGACCTAACCCGCGAAACGCTTAACATCGATAAAAACTATCGTTATGAGCTGGCAATCGCGGCGAAACTCTACATTAGCGGAAGTTCTATCCACTACTACTCCCACAACAGACACAGCTACTATCTTATAGAAGATGCTTTGGAATTCGGTTTTACGCATAAACAGATAATTCTTATTGCAACACTGGCGCGATATGCAAAGAGAAAATTACCTTCATCTGCGCATATAGATAAATTTAGAAATCTTCTTCCTGCCGTAGACCAGCTAAACTCTCTTAGCTATCTTCTATCTCTGGGTGTAGCTTTGCTAAGCCATCAGCCGAGAAATATCGATTTTACGCTTAGTTTTGAAAAAGGCGAACTAAAAATCGAGTCTAAAAATAGTCTTTATTTGGCAAAAGAGAGTATAGAAAAATTAGAACTAATTAAAAATGGCAGTATAAACATCTCTTTTTATAGCTGA
- a CDS encoding DUF58 domain-containing protein, with amino-acid sequence MSKLQKILIRARRQVFSEMVGNNPSIFQGEGYDFIELREYMSGDDIRHIDWNITAKMQKPFIKIFREERELSVVIVSVLNGSVHFGSKKFKQESIAEVVALLGYSTLKNGDLLSSYIFTDEMISHSKPSKKLHLVQKSVEEVLNFDALNQKVDFKVIADTLFKRLKRKSLILIVGDYFEMPDFKLLAKKHEVIAVIVRDRLEENPPEMGFASLVDPQSGAVLEGDFNASSVRAYSKKVAMHDHNLFERLRKDDIRFTKVYTDSIASVELRRLFGGR; translated from the coding sequence ATGAGTAAACTACAAAAAATTTTGATTCGTGCAAGACGACAGGTTTTTAGCGAAATGGTCGGTAACAATCCATCCATCTTTCAAGGCGAGGGCTATGATTTTATTGAACTTCGCGAATATATGAGCGGTGATGATATCCGTCATATCGACTGGAATATTACCGCTAAAATGCAAAAACCTTTTATCAAAATCTTTCGCGAAGAGAGAGAACTGAGTGTCGTGATAGTTTCTGTTTTAAACGGAAGCGTACATTTCGGTTCAAAAAAATTCAAACAAGAGAGTATCGCCGAGGTAGTAGCACTTCTTGGGTATTCTACTCTTAAAAACGGAGATTTGCTTAGTTCGTATATATTTACGGATGAGATGATTTCACACTCAAAACCGAGCAAAAAACTACATCTTGTTCAAAAAAGCGTTGAAGAGGTTTTAAATTTTGATGCGTTAAACCAGAAAGTTGATTTTAAAGTTATCGCAGATACTCTTTTTAAAAGACTCAAGAGAAAATCGCTTATATTGATTGTCGGTGATTATTTTGAGATGCCTGATTTTAAACTTTTAGCTAAAAAACATGAGGTAATCGCAGTCATTGTAAGAGACAGACTTGAAGAAAATCCGCCTGAGATGGGTTTCGCGTCTTTGGTAGACCCCCAGAGCGGAGCGGTGCTTGAGGGTGATTTTAACGCTTCAAGTGTAAGAGCTTATAGTAAAAAAGTTGCTATGCATGACCATAATCTCTTTGAGAGGCTTAGAAAAGATGACATAAGATTTACAAAAGTGTATACCGATTCTATTGCAAGCGTAGAACTTCGCAGACTTTTTGGAGGCAGATAG
- a CDS encoding VWA domain-containing protein, which translates to MTFLHPEFLYYMLPPLFILFGFLLTQKESNAYFFSKEVMDKLRVRADTLTLQARNALFLLMGFFMIIALAQPVIKEGKAQVMAKSADIMIAIDISDSMLATDIYPNRLEAAKQKVLALLGGDFNERVGIVAFAKNSYLVSPLSFDKSAVSFLLRQLDTSSITEKGTDFLSVLDVVSKAQESQDKKYLLILSDGGDNDDFKNEIELAKKHNITVFILGTATKKGSPVKLQDGTFIKYNGDIIISKLNEKIAPLATNTGGVYIESTTSLDDIKTMLSEIKSVSEKKELKSQEIQKNRPLFYYPLGVALLILLIATSSLSKRKSVNTASLFILFSLLFNPSYTQAGMFDFMELKKAKEAYENGEFEESAKLYEKYAKESAKPEAYFNAGNAFYKQKKYKEAIESYNKAAFADENAKAKNFSNLGNAYAKEAKQDSLQKAKEAYEKSLGIKEDKETRENLQEVEKLLEKQKESGQNKENKQNDKDQNSKEGEKKSDEKDKSKEQKESSKDKESKDKAKNPDEAKSQKEQNGKSDQPKQSKKDEPKEADKSDKNASTSSHTTEQKPDKENMSDAEQQKWIEQLGTKNSTYLYKLNDEKSKRSNLNEKPW; encoded by the coding sequence ATGACTTTTTTGCACCCTGAATTTTTATACTATATGCTGCCTCCGCTGTTTATCCTTTTTGGTTTTTTGCTTACCCAAAAAGAGTCTAATGCCTACTTTTTTTCCAAAGAAGTTATGGATAAACTTCGCGTAAGAGCCGATACTTTGACGCTTCAAGCCAGAAATGCTCTTTTTTTGCTTATGGGATTTTTTATGATAATTGCCCTTGCCCAGCCCGTCATAAAAGAGGGTAAAGCTCAGGTGATGGCAAAAAGCGCGGATATTATGATTGCCATAGATATATCGGACTCTATGCTTGCTACAGATATTTATCCAAACCGCTTGGAAGCGGCAAAACAAAAGGTGCTTGCTCTTTTGGGCGGGGATTTTAATGAGCGTGTAGGCATAGTGGCATTTGCAAAAAATTCATATCTTGTTTCACCGCTTAGTTTTGATAAAAGTGCGGTGTCGTTTTTGCTTCGTCAGTTGGATACATCGTCTATTACCGAAAAAGGAACCGATTTTTTATCTGTTTTGGATGTGGTGAGCAAAGCGCAAGAGAGTCAGGATAAAAAGTATCTTCTAATTTTGAGCGACGGCGGAGACAATGATGATTTTAAAAATGAGATAGAGTTGGCAAAAAAGCACAATATAACGGTTTTTATCTTAGGCACCGCAACAAAAAAAGGTTCTCCGGTAAAGCTTCAAGACGGAACTTTTATAAAATATAACGGTGATATCATTATCTCAAAACTGAATGAGAAAATTGCACCTTTGGCTACAAATACAGGCGGAGTTTATATAGAGAGCACAACCTCCTTGGATGACATAAAAACAATGCTAAGCGAGATAAAGAGCGTGAGTGAGAAAAAAGAGCTAAAGAGCCAAGAGATTCAAAAAAACAGACCGCTCTTTTACTATCCTCTTGGAGTTGCACTTCTTATTTTACTTATCGCTACAAGCTCTCTTAGCAAGAGAAAAAGTGTAAATACGGCATCTCTGTTTATACTCTTCTCTCTTTTATTTAACCCATCATATACGCAAGCGGGAATGTTTGATTTTATGGAGCTTAAAAAAGCAAAAGAGGCTTATGAAAACGGAGAGTTTGAAGAGTCGGCAAAGTTATATGAAAAGTATGCAAAAGAGAGTGCAAAACCTGAAGCGTACTTTAATGCGGGAAATGCTTTTTATAAACAAAAAAAGTATAAAGAGGCGATAGAGTCATACAATAAAGCAGCGTTTGCCGATGAAAATGCAAAAGCAAAAAATTTCTCAAACTTGGGTAATGCTTATGCCAAAGAGGCGAAACAGGATAGTCTGCAAAAGGCAAAAGAGGCATATGAAAAATCGCTTGGCATCAAAGAAGACAAAGAGACAAGAGAAAATCTGCAAGAAGTTGAAAAACTCCTAGAGAAGCAAAAAGAGAGCGGACAAAACAAAGAGAATAAACAAAACGATAAAGACCAAAACTCAAAAGAGGGTGAAAAAAAATCGGACGAAAAAGATAAATCAAAAGAGCAAAAAGAGAGTTCAAAAGATAAAGAGTCCAAAGACAAAGCTAAAAATCCCGATGAGGCTAAAAGTCAAAAAGAGCAAAACGGCAAATCCGATCAACCTAAGCAGAGTAAAAAAGATGAGCCTAAAGAGGCAGATAAAAGTGATAAAAATGCTTCAACAAGTTCACATACGACAGAGCAAAAGCCCGATAAAGAGAATATGAGCGATGCAGAACAGCAGAAGTGGATAGAGCAACTGGGTACTAAAAACAGTACATATCTCTATAAGCTAAATGATGAAAAATCAAAGAGAAGTAATTTAAACGAGAAACCTTGGTAG
- a CDS encoding VWA domain-containing protein, which produces MFDGIYFEFPQIAFVFLLFILCAKLCKMRLPSIYFPHTSSFLKNSVAVSKPLFFLKWIGIVMMIVALMSPVKDEKYELEPKEGYDIALILDTSESMKAEGFDANNQRLNRFDVVKSIVSDFIAKRKNDNIGLVVFGAFSFIASPLTYDENILNKIVSQLYIGMAGKYTALNTSLAQSVNLLKMSKSKTKIAILLTDGYSTPEIDKIPLAVAVEMVKKEGIKVYPIGIGMAHEYNREVLQKIANESGGVAFSASSANELKEIYRKIDELEKSEIKGESFSYAKYYYQFPLFISLLSLMLYIYLRNKRGYA; this is translated from the coding sequence ATGTTTGACGGAATCTACTTTGAGTTTCCTCAAATAGCATTCGTATTTCTTCTTTTTATCTTGTGTGCGAAGCTCTGCAAAATGAGATTGCCTTCTATCTACTTTCCTCATACAAGCAGTTTTTTAAAAAACTCCGTTGCGGTATCAAAGCCGCTTTTTTTTCTAAAATGGATCGGAATCGTGATGATGATAGTTGCACTTATGTCACCGGTAAAAGATGAGAAGTACGAGTTAGAGCCAAAAGAGGGGTATGATATTGCTTTGATTTTAGATACTTCCGAGTCCATGAAAGCGGAAGGATTTGACGCAAATAATCAACGCTTAAACAGATTTGATGTCGTAAAGAGCATAGTTAGCGATTTTATAGCCAAAAGAAAAAACGACAACATAGGTTTGGTTGTTTTTGGAGCATTCTCTTTTATAGCTTCTCCGCTTACTTATGATGAAAATATTTTAAATAAGATTGTCTCACAGCTATATATAGGAATGGCGGGAAAATATACCGCGCTCAACACTTCTCTTGCCCAAAGCGTAAATCTTTTGAAAATGAGCAAATCAAAAACCAAAATAGCTATTTTGCTTACAGACGGTTACAGTACGCCCGAGATAGACAAAATCCCGCTTGCCGTTGCCGTAGAGATGGTAAAAAAAGAGGGCATAAAGGTCTACCCCATAGGTATAGGAATGGCGCATGAGTACAACAGGGAAGTACTGCAAAAAATAGCAAATGAGAGCGGCGGAGTTGCTTTTAGCGCTTCAAGTGCCAATGAACTAAAAGAGATATACCGAAAAATCGATGAACTGGAAAAATCAGAGATAAAGGGTGAGAGTTTCAGTTATGCAAAATATTACTATCAATTTCCGCTCTTTATATCGCTTCTTTCTTTGATGCTCTATATCTATCTTAGAAATAAAAGAGGGTATGCATGA
- a CDS encoding MoxR family ATPase produces MISKIELIKKEVSKVVVGQEKMIDALLIGLLCEGHILIEGVPGLAKTTTVNALAQSLGLNFKRAQFTPDLLPSDILGAEIYDPQSNSFKIKKGPIFTNLLLADEINRSPAKVQSALLEVMQEKQVTLGDTSFKLEPPFFVMATQNPVEQEGVYQLPEAQLDRFMLKLIVDYNTKAQELEIARRISSGNFETIHSVITHDDLEELKKAVKAVHVDSQVEEYMIELVNATRNPEEYGLGEIKNYIQFGASPRVSIDMFKAVKAMAYLRGKDFVTPVDVAFIAKELMRHRIVLTYEAEAEGITTDEIIQRVLETVAIP; encoded by the coding sequence ATGATTTCAAAAATAGAGTTGATAAAAAAAGAGGTTTCAAAGGTTGTCGTAGGTCAAGAGAAGATGATAGATGCTCTTCTTATCGGGCTGTTGTGTGAGGGGCATATCCTTATAGAGGGTGTTCCGGGGCTTGCAAAAACTACGACGGTCAATGCACTTGCTCAAAGCTTGGGACTTAACTTTAAACGCGCCCAATTTACTCCCGACTTGCTTCCCTCAGACATACTCGGAGCAGAGATTTACGATCCGCAAAGCAATAGTTTTAAAATCAAAAAAGGTCCTATTTTTACAAATCTGCTCTTAGCAGACGAGATAAACCGCTCTCCCGCAAAAGTCCAATCCGCACTTCTTGAAGTTATGCAGGAGAAGCAAGTTACGCTCGGCGATACTTCGTTTAAGTTAGAACCTCCGTTTTTTGTTATGGCGACTCAAAATCCGGTTGAACAAGAGGGAGTTTACCAGCTTCCGGAAGCTCAACTCGATAGATTTATGTTAAAACTTATAGTCGATTACAATACAAAGGCGCAAGAGTTAGAGATCGCCAGAAGAATTTCAAGCGGCAATTTTGAGACGATTCATAGTGTTATTACACATGATGATTTGGAAGAGTTAAAAAAAGCAGTAAAAGCCGTGCATGTAGATTCGCAGGTTGAAGAGTATATGATAGAGCTTGTAAACGCAACGAGAAATCCTGAGGAGTACGGACTTGGAGAGATAAAAAACTATATCCAGTTCGGTGCATCGCCTCGTGTGAGTATCGATATGTTTAAAGCCGTAAAAGCTATGGCATATTTAAGAGGAAAAGATTTTGTAACGCCTGTCGATGTGGCTTTCATCGCAAAAGAACTTATGCGTCACCGTATTGTTTTAACCTATGAGGCAGAGGCGGAGGGTATTACGACCGATGAGATTATACAGAGAGTTTTAGAAACCGTAGCAATACCGTAA
- a CDS encoding prephenate dehydrogenase: MNVAIVGLGLMGGSLAISLKKLDFINSIVGSDHNKIHRQEAMELGLVDSIVEFGEVKNYDVIFLAIPVDGVISALKNLTDVKKETTIIDLGSTKAKIVASVPAEIRENFVAAHPMTGTENFGPKAAIDDLYRDKVVVLCDIGNSGEKQAKVAKKIFKALEMKKYFMPANEHDRHAAFISHMPHAISYSLANTVMNQENKHNILALAAGGFRSMSRLAKSSANMWEDIFRQNKINLIEAIELFEDELKLLKGYIENEEWEKVHKNLEAGNRLHDILD; encoded by the coding sequence ATGAATGTAGCGATAGTAGGATTGGGACTTATGGGAGGTTCACTTGCCATAAGTCTAAAAAAATTAGATTTTATCAACAGCATCGTTGGAAGCGATCACAATAAAATCCACCGGCAAGAAGCTATGGAACTCGGTTTAGTCGATAGTATAGTAGAGTTTGGCGAAGTTAAAAATTATGATGTTATTTTTCTTGCAATACCGGTTGACGGAGTTATATCGGCACTTAAAAATTTAACCGATGTAAAAAAAGAGACAACTATTATAGATCTCGGCAGTACAAAAGCCAAAATTGTCGCTTCAGTTCCGGCGGAGATAAGAGAAAATTTTGTAGCAGCTCACCCTATGACGGGAACTGAAAACTTCGGTCCAAAAGCGGCTATTGATGACCTATACAGAGATAAAGTCGTAGTTTTATGCGACATCGGCAACAGCGGAGAAAAACAGGCAAAGGTCGCAAAAAAGATATTTAAAGCGCTTGAGATGAAGAAGTATTTTATGCCTGCAAATGAACATGACCGACATGCGGCATTTATCTCGCATATGCCTCACGCTATCTCGTATTCCCTTGCAAACACCGTTATGAACCAAGAGAACAAGCACAATATTTTGGCTCTTGCGGCAGGAGGATTTCGTTCTATGAGCCGTTTGGCAAAAAGTTCCGCAAATATGTGGGAAGATATCTTTAGACAGAACAAAATAAATCTCATTGAAGCAATTGAGTTATTTGAAGATGAGCTAAAACTTCTCAAAGGGTACATTGAAAACGAAGAGTGGGAAAAGGTGCATAAAAACTTGGAAGCCGGAAACAGACTTCACGATATTTTGGATTAG
- the bamA gene encoding outer membrane protein assembly factor BamA, translated as MRIFLPLFLSLLAANSFADTIKSIKYDGMVHMSESVALRMLKFEVGDTLDKEKLDASIKEYYRQGYFEDIWADINDEGVLTFHFKEKPHISKIELKGWKENDSDIRNSIIQIKVGSLYDEKKLEAAKKRIIEAINKDAKIDSVVEIKKEYLENGSVAVTFLVNEGEEIIIKDLTYSGMNNLNIDELDDVIANKEREFMGWLWGRNDGKMKVADLAYDPLRIRDVYMQHGYLDIDVKEPFAKVNFDNYTADMSYQIAEGEVYSVSDIKINQVKNVVDDALIKELIKLQIGKPFNIKTFREDAQRIKTLIADLSYAFVEVVPDLKKNPEKQTVEVVFKITPGDKVKIRNVIISGNNRTLDRIIRRELYLGPNDMYSLTDLTDSRNALGRLGFFDGNTIEEKRINNQTMDLIVKVKEAPTGNIQLGGGYGSYGGILISVAVNDRNIWGSGIDIGIKAERSELTSNYSFNISNPRLNDSDFSGNFSIFTSEYQYNDYTVMSDGLTLGVGHRFTRYISGHIGYGFSDNSYKFENNSLDKDNPYFQDYAKSSVTVSAKYDNTDDFYMPRKGIIVTQSIENAGLGSDASFIKSRTGFSTFKGLDEYVGFDLIARYKARLNYVKELDFLPVAERFYMGGIGSVRGYESYSLSPKTRVDSNAKDGIRRYGGEYSATNSFELSFPLVPKAKMRAVTYLDWGYIGTSESAGNGYDIQNLSRGGCGAGLEWFSPVGPIQLMFSKALAEEKGDKTAVFEFTMGQRF; from the coding sequence ATGAGAATATTTTTACCACTATTTCTATCTCTGCTGGCGGCAAACTCTTTTGCAGATACGATAAAATCAATAAAATATGACGGTATGGTTCATATGTCGGAGTCCGTAGCGCTGAGAATGCTTAAGTTTGAAGTGGGCGATACGCTCGATAAAGAGAAGCTTGACGCGTCTATAAAAGAGTATTATAGACAGGGCTACTTTGAAGATATTTGGGCAGATATCAATGATGAGGGAGTTTTGACATTTCACTTTAAAGAGAAACCTCATATTTCAAAGATAGAGTTAAAAGGATGGAAAGAGAACGATTCCGATATTAGAAACAGTATTATCCAGATAAAAGTGGGTTCTCTTTACGATGAGAAAAAGCTTGAAGCCGCAAAAAAAAGAATTATCGAAGCGATAAATAAAGATGCAAAGATTGACAGCGTAGTTGAAATAAAGAAAGAGTATCTTGAAAACGGAAGTGTCGCGGTTACTTTTTTGGTAAACGAGGGTGAAGAGATAATCATTAAAGATTTAACCTATAGCGGTATGAATAATTTGAATATTGATGAACTTGATGATGTTATCGCAAATAAAGAGCGAGAGTTTATGGGATGGCTGTGGGGAAGAAACGACGGTAAGATGAAAGTAGCTGATTTGGCATACGATCCTCTTAGAATCCGCGATGTTTATATGCAACACGGTTATTTGGATATTGATGTAAAAGAACCTTTTGCAAAGGTGAATTTTGATAATTATACTGCCGATATGAGCTATCAGATAGCAGAGGGTGAGGTTTACAGCGTAAGCGATATAAAAATAAATCAGGTTAAAAATGTAGTTGATGATGCACTCATTAAAGAGTTGATAAAACTACAGATCGGTAAACCTTTCAATATTAAAACTTTCCGCGAAGATGCCCAAAGAATTAAAACTCTTATAGCGGATTTGAGTTATGCATTTGTTGAAGTCGTTCCGGATTTGAAAAAAAATCCTGAAAAACAGACTGTTGAGGTTGTTTTTAAAATTACTCCGGGTGACAAAGTGAAAATTAGAAATGTAATCATCTCCGGAAATAACAGAACGCTAGACAGAATTATCCGAAGAGAGCTATATCTAGGTCCAAATGATATGTACTCTTTAACGGATTTAACAGACTCAAGAAATGCACTTGGACGACTCGGCTTTTTTGACGGAAATACTATCGAAGAAAAAAGAATAAACAATCAAACTATGGATTTGATTGTTAAGGTAAAAGAGGCTCCGACGGGAAATATTCAACTTGGCGGCGGATATGGAAGTTACGGCGGGATTCTTATAAGCGTTGCCGTTAATGATAGAAATATTTGGGGTTCCGGTATTGATATCGGTATAAAAGCGGAACGCTCAGAATTGACATCTAACTACTCATTTAATATATCAAATCCACGGCTAAACGATAGCGATTTTAGCGGTAACTTTTCTATTTTTACATCTGAGTATCAGTACAACGACTATACCGTTATGTCAGACGGATTGACTCTTGGGGTGGGACATAGATTCACCAGATATATTAGCGGACATATCGGCTACGGTTTTTCAGATAATAGTTATAAGTTTGAGAATAATTCACTAGACAAAGATAACCCTTACTTTCAAGATTATGCAAAAAGTTCTGTTACCGTAAGTGCAAAATATGACAATACGGATGATTTTTATATGCCTAGAAAAGGTATTATAGTAACTCAAAGTATAGAAAATGCAGGACTTGGATCCGATGCCAGTTTTATAAAAAGCAGAACGGGCTTTTCGACATTTAAAGGGCTTGACGAGTATGTCGGTTTTGATCTTATTGCAAGATACAAAGCAAGGCTAAACTATGTAAAAGAGTTGGATTTTTTACCTGTAGCCGAGAGATTTTATATGGGCGGTATCGGAAGCGTTAGAGGATATGAGTCATATTCATTGTCTCCAAAAACAAGAGTAGATTCAAACGCTAAAGACGGGATAAGAAGATACGGAGGAGAATATAGCGCTACAAACAGTTTTGAGCTAAGCTTTCCTTTGGTTCCAAAGGCAAAAATGCGTGCGGTTACATATCTTGATTGGGGTTATATAGGAACAAGCGAGAGCGCCGGAAACGGCTATGATATACAAAATCTCTCTCGCGGCGGATGCGGAGCAGGATTGGAATGGTTCTCCCCCGTCGGACCTATTCAGTTGATGTTCTCGAAAGCTTTAGCAGAAGAGAAGGGTGATAAAACAGCCGTATTTGAGTTTACTATGGGGCAAAGATTTTAA
- a CDS encoding BatD family protein → MNTILKLLFLLLITSHGVEASVIAKVDSKKVELGEMVTYSLTIVGEDVTRPNIQRLCDNDVISTSSQTNMQIINGKVSKSYTLSYKFVPQKSCKIEPLEIEINSKLEASNAVEIEVVPVSGTKDSDFALTLSSDKKELFVGEAFDLTLTFKQKSNAEAVDSKFTPPELKGFWVKSESKPQRYEDAKYIITKIIYTMAPQRAGELIVTKAQMQIASRSSGADSWGAWIPTIKWKTYFSNELTFDVKPLPSGVTLAGSFSINATVDKTQVDANEPANVTIEVQGSGNLEDIKSFKPNIDGVAVFDEKIVIDGAKLTQKITFVAEGDFVIPSFSLNYFDTKTRDVKTVSTKEIALNVKNSKQKESLNIQREVPKAEQTEMLSTEKQENSLLFVLFLLGLVCGILIMIFKGKMSFKREQKSSPKEPKTLLMRLLPFKDDAEVKEIIENLEKNIYSNQNIQLDKKVLNKIKNRYKIL, encoded by the coding sequence TTGAACACTATTTTAAAACTGCTATTTTTACTGCTGATAACTTCACATGGAGTAGAAGCGTCTGTTATAGCTAAAGTCGATTCTAAAAAAGTAGAACTTGGAGAGATGGTTACTTACTCTTTGACGATTGTAGGGGAGGATGTCACAAGACCAAATATACAAAGATTGTGCGATAACGATGTCATCTCTACGAGTTCCCAAACAAATATGCAGATTATTAACGGAAAAGTTAGTAAAAGTTATACGCTAAGTTATAAATTCGTGCCGCAAAAGAGTTGTAAGATTGAACCTCTCGAAATTGAGATTAACTCTAAGCTAGAAGCAAGCAATGCGGTAGAGATAGAAGTAGTTCCTGTAAGCGGAACAAAAGATTCGGACTTTGCTTTAACTCTTAGCAGTGATAAAAAAGAGCTTTTTGTCGGTGAAGCGTTTGACTTGACGCTTACTTTTAAGCAAAAAAGCAATGCCGAAGCCGTTGATAGTAAATTTACGCCTCCGGAGTTAAAAGGTTTTTGGGTTAAAAGTGAGTCAAAACCCCAGAGATATGAAGATGCAAAATATATAATAACAAAGATAATCTATACTATGGCGCCTCAAAGAGCAGGGGAACTTATCGTTACAAAAGCTCAAATGCAGATAGCTTCAAGAAGCAGCGGTGCAGATAGTTGGGGCGCTTGGATTCCTACTATTAAGTGGAAAACTTACTTCTCAAATGAACTGACTTTTGATGTAAAACCGCTTCCGTCTGGAGTTACATTGGCAGGCAGTTTTAGCATAAATGCAACGGTCGATAAAACTCAAGTAGATGCAAATGAGCCGGCAAATGTAACTATAGAAGTGCAGGGAAGCGGAAATTTAGAGGATATAAAAAGTTTTAAACCAAATATCGATGGAGTAGCGGTTTTTGATGAAAAGATTGTCATTGACGGTGCAAAACTGACTCAAAAGATAACTTTTGTCGCTGAGGGAGATTTTGTCATCCCATCATTTTCTCTAAACTATTTTGATACAAAAACAAGAGATGTAAAAACCGTATCGACCAAAGAGATAGCCCTAAATGTAAAAAACTCCAAACAAAAAGAGAGCTTAAATATACAAAGAGAAGTTCCAAAAGCAGAGCAAACAGAGATGCTCTCAACTGAAAAACAAGAGAATTCTTTGTTGTTTGTACTATTTTTATTAGGTCTTGTATGCGGGATTTTGATTATGATTTTTAAAGGTAAAATGAGCTTTAAAAGAGAGCAAAAAAGCTCCCCAAAAGAGCCAAAAACTCTTCTGATGAGACTTCTTCCTTTTAAGGATGATGCAGAAGTAAAAGAGATAATAGAAAATTTAGAAAAAAATATATACTCAAATCAAAATATACAATTAGATAAAAAAGTTCTAAATAAAATTAAAAATAGATATAAAATTTTATAG